The following are encoded together in the Candidatus Uhrbacteria bacterium genome:
- a CDS encoding methionine adenosyltransferase domain-containing protein translates to MAEQWKMVEALTAGHPDKICDQIADGLLDEFLRRDPATRATIEVFASHGMLAVGGSAVSRADFDTSIVAKNIHKEITGHDDVEVFVNMGLEAPTSAALMSSGSTVVNGYATRETREFLPRPYVLAQALAKRLDDVRKTDPAYFWLRPHGKVQVLCQGKRLVSVTLLLEHSDETSGTHVREAVRRDVLEPVIGDLSGVALHVNPYGRYRGGECVHASGATGSKIANDTYGGLIPHGLSSISGKDPFSPNRAGAYAARQAAKSLVEGGFTPNTLVSVGYTLGQAEPVFVQALGANGQDFSDLIKKHFDFRPEAIVEHLGLARPMYRALSCYGHFGRFGLPWEEAVPLVTK, encoded by the coding sequence ATGGCAGAGCAATGGAAAATGGTTGAAGCGCTTACGGCCGGGCACCCGGATAAAATTTGTGATCAGATAGCCGATGGGCTTTTGGACGAATTTTTGCGCCGCGATCCGGCGACGCGCGCCACGATCGAGGTGTTCGCGAGTCACGGTATGCTTGCTGTGGGTGGCTCGGCGGTGAGTCGAGCGGATTTTGACACCTCGATTGTTGCCAAAAATATTCACAAAGAAATCACTGGCCATGATGATGTAGAAGTATTCGTGAATATGGGACTTGAAGCACCTACAAGCGCCGCTCTCATGTCGTCTGGCTCCACAGTGGTGAATGGGTATGCCACGCGCGAAACACGCGAGTTTCTGCCGCGCCCCTATGTACTGGCACAGGCTCTTGCAAAACGACTGGACGATGTACGCAAAACGGATCCTGCGTATTTCTGGTTGCGCCCTCACGGCAAAGTCCAGGTGCTTTGTCAGGGAAAGCGGCTCGTCTCTGTTACCCTCCTTCTTGAGCATTCAGACGAGACGTCTGGTACGCATGTGCGGGAAGCCGTTCGACGGGATGTGCTGGAGCCGGTTATCGGGGATCTTTCCGGTGTGGCGCTTCACGTGAATCCCTATGGCCGCTATCGCGGTGGGGAGTGTGTGCACGCGAGTGGGGCGACGGGCTCGAAAATTGCCAACGATACGTACGGCGGTCTTATTCCTCATGGCTTAAGTTCCATCTCAGGCAAAGACCCGTTTTCCCCTAATCGCGCCGGCGCCTATGCTGCCAGACAAGCGGCGAAGAGCCTTGTGGAAGGTGGGTTCACTCCAAACACGCTTGTGAGCGTGGGCTATACTCTGGGGCAAGCCGAACCAGTTTTTGTGCAAGCGCTTGGAGCAAACGGACAAGATTTTTCCGATCTCATAAAAAAACATTTTGATTTCCGTCCCGAAGCAATTGTGGAGCACCTCGGGCTTGCGCGACCTATGTACCGTGCACTTTCGTGCTATGGACACTTCGGGCGCTTCGGCTTGCCGTGGGAAGAAGCAGTCCCTCTCGTCACTAAGTGA